Genomic segment of Xanthomonas sp. DAR 35659:
CAACACGCGCTTCATCATGCTGCACGAGTTCGGCCATGCGCTGATCGACATGCTGAAGCTGCCCAGCACCGGCCGCGAAGAGGATTCGGCCGACCAGTTGGCGTCCTCGCTGATGCTGATGTTCATGTCGCCGGACGAATCGCCGGGCGCCATCGCCGAGAACCTGCGCCTGGCGGGCCTGTTCTTCGTGATGAACACCAAGGAGCAGTACGGCGCGGCCGACTTCGCCGACGAGCACTCGCTCGGCCAGCAGCGCTTCTACAACCTGATGTGCATGCTGTACGGGCGCGACCCGGCCAAGTACCTGCGCCTGGTGACCAGCGGCATGCTGCCGGAGGACCGCGCCCAGCGCTGCCCGACCGAGAGCAGCCGCATCACCACCGCCTGGGCCAAGCTGCTGCTGCCGCACATCGCGCCGAAGTACCAGATGAGCGGCGACGAGGCGCAGAAGCGCTACGACGAGGCCAAGCGCAAGCAGGAAGAGAACGCCGAGTCGCCCTACGTGCGCTGAGGCGCACGCCGACCGCATCGGGCGCCGGCCTGCCGGCGCCAGCGCCGTCGGGCCTGGCCGGCCCTGGCCCCGCCGGGTTCGGCCGCCCATGCCGCGGTGGCGCCGGTTGCCGATACAATAGCCGGCTAACCGCAGCCGTCGCCGGCTGCCCGCCCGCAACCCGTCTGGAATAAGCGCCATGCCCGGGACGCCCGCCCCTGTTTCGCCGACCGCGGCTGTCGCCGCGGATGCCTCCGCCCTGCTTCCGTTGCCGACCGCGCGGCCGGCCGCGCCATCCGTGGTCCGCGGCAAGCTGTACATCAAGACCCACGGTTGCCAGATGAACGAGTACGACTCGGCCAAGATGGCCGACGTGCTCGCCGCGGCCGAGGGCCTGGAGCTAACCGACAATCCGGAAGAAGCGGACGTGGTCCTGGTCAACACCTGCTCGATCCGCGAGAAGGCGCAGGAGAAGGTGTTCAGCCAGCTCGGCCGCTGGAAGGCGCTGAAGGCCGGCGGCAAGCCGGTGATCATCGGCGTCGGCGGCTGCGTGGCGTCGCAGGAAGGCGAGGCGATCGTCAAGCGCGCGCCCTACGTGGACCTGGTGTTCGGCCCGCAGACCCTGCACCGGCTGCCGGACCTGATCCGCGCGCGGCGCGAGTCGGGCAAGTCGCAGGTGGACATCAGCTTCCCCGAGGTCGAGAAGTTCGACCGCCTGCCCGAGCCGCGCGCCGAAGGCCCGTCGGCCTTCGTGTCGATCATGGAAGGCTGCTCCAAGTACTGCTCGTTCTGCGTGGTGCCCTACACCCGCGGCGAGGAGATCAGCCGCCCGTTCGAGGACGTGCTGGTGGAAGTGGCGCAACTGGCCGCGCAGGGCGTGCGCGAGATCAACCTGCTCGGGCAGAACGTCAACGCCTATCGCGGCCCCTACGGCGACGCCGAGGCCGGCGAGGAACTGCAGCACGCCGACCTGGGCCTGCTGATCCGCAGCATCGCGCAGATCGAGGGCATCGGCCGCATCCGCTTCACCACCTCGCACCCGCTGGAGTTCAGCGACTCGCTGGTGGATGCCTACCGCGACGTGCCGCAACTGGCCAACTACCTGCACCTGCCGGTGCAGGCCGGCAGCGACCGCGTCCTCAGCGCGATGAAGCGCGGCTACACCGCGCTGGAATTCAAGCAGAAGATCCGCAAGCTGCGCGCGGTGCGCCCGGACATCTCGATCAGTTCGGACTTCATCGTCGGCTTTCCCGGCGAGACCGACGCCGACTTCGAGAAGACCATGAAACTGATCGAGGACGTGGGCTTCGACCAGAGCTTCTCCTTCATCTACTCGCGGCGCCCGGGCACGCCCGCCGCCGACCTGGAAGACGATACCCCCGAGACAGTGAAGCACGCGCGGTTGGCGCGGTTGCAGGCGCATATCAACGCGCATGCGCAGCGGATCTCGCAGGGCAT
This window contains:
- the miaB gene encoding tRNA (N6-isopentenyl adenosine(37)-C2)-methylthiotransferase MiaB, encoding MPGTPAPVSPTAAVAADASALLPLPTARPAAPSVVRGKLYIKTHGCQMNEYDSAKMADVLAAAEGLELTDNPEEADVVLVNTCSIREKAQEKVFSQLGRWKALKAGGKPVIIGVGGCVASQEGEAIVKRAPYVDLVFGPQTLHRLPDLIRARRESGKSQVDISFPEVEKFDRLPEPRAEGPSAFVSIMEGCSKYCSFCVVPYTRGEEISRPFEDVLVEVAQLAAQGVREINLLGQNVNAYRGPYGDAEAGEELQHADLGLLIRSIAQIEGIGRIRFTTSHPLEFSDSLVDAYRDVPQLANYLHLPVQAGSDRVLSAMKRGYTALEFKQKIRKLRAVRPDISISSDFIVGFPGETDADFEKTMKLIEDVGFDQSFSFIYSRRPGTPAADLEDDTPETVKHARLARLQAHINAHAQRISQGMLGSVQTVLVEGPSKKNPAELTGKTENMRSVNFPGHPRLIGQFVDVTITEALSNSLRGRLHLAEDDAVA